The Microcoleus sp. FACHB-831 DNA segment CACCGTAATTTGCGCTGGCGGCTGAGTTTGGACAGTCGATGCTTGCGGCAAATTGACGGCTAATCCCTCCGAGCGAGACAAATAAAGGGATGACATGATGAAGAAAGTCAAAATGGCGAAGATCACATCGATCATCGGCACTATATTTATCTGGGGCGGTATATCTGGCTCATCGGGTAGACGCATGGCGCGATCCTCTTTCATAACGACGGCGGTAGAGCAATTCTAGCTGACCGCTGTACTCTTGAATCAGTGCTATTTGACGCAGATAGAATCCTCGAAAAGCATTAGAAAAAAACAAAACAAACATAGCAACAACTAAGCCCGAGGCTGTGGAAACCAATGCCTCACTAATCCCTGCTGTCACTCCTGTGGTTTTGGTACTCCCCGCATCGCCCAATGTCAGTGAGGCAAACGAGTTAATCAACCCCAAAACTGTCCCCAGCAAACCCAGAAGGGGTGAAAGACTAACGATAGTGTCAAACACAACGTTAAATCTTTTCAGCACAGGAATCTCTGCTTGAGCTTCACTTTCGAGAGCCAAACGGAATTCCTCTGGATTGGGATCTTCCAGTTCTAAAGCCGCTAAAAAGATGCGCGCAATAGGCAAATCGGCATTAGCTTGTAGCTTTTTCAGCGCTACGTCCGGATTCTGCTGATATGCAGATAGCGCATCTCGCACTACACGACGTTGCCGTTGAGTAACACGAAACCAAAAAGCTATACGCTCTGCAATGAGGGCTGTCCCTACTACGGAAAATGCCAGCAGCGGCCACATTACCACGCCGCCTGCAATAAAAAGCTCAGTAATTCCCATGTACTTTTCTAGGGCAATTTAGAAGGCAAAGGAAGCTTACCAGATTGCTCTGCGGCAAAGCTGATATAACTTCTCTTGTGAAATTAAACCTAATGCAAATTCCTGTCAAGTATTTTATTACTACATAACCGTAATATTTATTTACAATAAAAACTTTGTACTTTGAAGTGCGGCGAACCGTGCTGTTGAGGCTTTGGCTGTAGAAATGCATTAATACAGGGATTGAGTTTTTTTACTTGACATTTGCTCCTAACAGCCGTAAGTTTACTCAAGCAGATGCTAATCATTGGCAATAAGGTATGAGCTTGTCAAGCATTGCTGTACAGCAGCGAGAAAAAGAAGAGGAGGCCCTGAGGTCGTTCTTAGCCTACGGCCTCATGGGTTCCATTGGGCTGCATATAGCGTTGCTGACGCTCGGCAGTTTTTGGGTCAAAAATGCTGAATTTGCAGAGGAACCGGTTGAAATCGTAGTTGTAGATGCGCCTACTGTTGAAACGATAAAACCCCCAGAGAAGAAACTAGAAGAAAAGATTCAACCGAAAGACACTTCACTAGGGGGAGGAGGCTCTGGCGGGGGGTCTGGAGGCAAAGCGGGAGGAGGCTCTGGCGGTGGTGGCTCCAGCAGCCCCGCCGTAGCTACAAGCAGCGAAACCCCCGATACTAGATTTGCGCCTTCATTTAAACCAACCGCTTATGTGCCACCAACTGAAACTATTAAACAGCAATCACTTGCCCGCTTGCTGCCCCCTCCCTTGCCCAAGCCTGACCTGAAGCCAACACCCCTGCCTACGGTACCGCCAGAAGTAGCCCAAACTGTAGAGCCGACCCCCATACCGACAGTACCGCCGGAAGTAGCTCAAACTGTCCAACCGACGCCGCCACCACCAATTCCAGAACCTACGGTATCGCCTGAAGTAGCCCAAACTGTAGAGCCAACGCCCGTACCGACACCAGTGGCTAGTTTGCCGCCTGCACCGATAGAAACCCCTTCGCCGACGCTAACACCGCTTCCGGAAAAACTGCCGGAACCACCGCGAGTTAGTACGCCATCACCAATCCCTACCGCTACTCCAGAAACAAGGCCAACCGAATCGCCTGCTGTTCCTGTGACGCCATCTCCACAACTTGAAAAGCCAGAACGCACAACACAGCGACAGCAACCTTTTGGACAAGTTACCGACAGATTAAGAGATCTTCTAGGACAGAAAAATACCCCAGAACGTCAAGAAATTGCTAAGAACGATCCAAGCCCGTCAAACAACAGCAGTGAAGCGGGCGATCGCACTAGCATTCCTGGTAGTGAGTCAAACGGTGGAAGAAGTGGCGGTGGTACAAGCACTAGCCCCGGCACAGGTTCTGGCAATGGCACAGGGTCTGGCTCTGGCAATGGCACAGGGTCTGGCTCTGGCAATGGTACAGGTTCCGGCTCTGGCAATGGCACGGGGTCTGGCTCTGGCAATGGTACAGGGTCTGGCTTTGGCAATGGCACAGGTTCTGGCTCTGGAAGTGGTTCTGGAGATGGCACAGGGTCTGGTTCTGGAAGTGGTTCTGGAAATACCGGGCCGATCGCCACAGGCCCAGGACAGGGAGCAGCTCCTAGAAATCGCGATCGCAAACGTTCTACAACAGGTTCTGGCTCTGGTCGTGCCTCTTGCCGCAGGTGTCCCGAACCAAAATATCCCAGAGGCTCTGAAAATTTAGAAGGCAGAGTGGTTGTAGAGATAGAAATTGACAGAGATGGCAATGTGCTTGACGCACGGCCTGCTAAATCCAGCGGTCACGACATACTCGATCAAGCCGCCGTCGAAACTGTAAAAAACGAGTGGAAGTTCTCCAGATCTGAAAGCGGACAGCGCATAAGGGCAGGACTTAACTTTACTAAGAAGAACTCAGATTTCGCTCGTGAAGCCCGAGAACGCGAACTTCGCGCTCAGAGACAACGGGAAATTCGCGAACAGCAAGAACGCGAAATTACCGCTAAAAGAGAACGCGAAATTCGCGAACAGAGAGAAGAAGAACTTCGCGAACAGCAAGAGCGCGAACAAAAAGAACAAGAAAGGTTAAACCGCGAGATTCCAAAGGTGCCAGAGTCACCGTCTCTGCCTGCTTTACCAACGCCTGAGTCTAGAACTAAACCAGAAGCTTCTCCCAAACCTGCAACTCCTGCACCAGAACCCCCGCCATCACCATTACCAGAACCACCACCATCGCCAGAACTCCCGCCATTACCTGAACCAGCATCGCCACCGCCTGAATCGGAATCGCCACCGCCTGAACCTGTGAAGTTAGAGTAGGATGCTGCTGGCAAAGGTTGACTGCTTATAGGTTTTTTGAATAAGGCTATAGCTCAGAGGCCGCCTTTGGCGGCCTTCCGCCTAACTTTGACGTGCAGACACCGCTCGTGCAACGCACGCGATCGCCAACCTTTAAAGAAAACTTTTTCACGCTTAACACTAAAATTTCTCATTTATTAATGAAATTTTTCCTAATTAGCTTGTGAAAAATTGCGCCTCTTCGAGAACCCAACTTCAAAAAAGAGGCGATCCATACAAAGCGCAATCAGATTTCAGACCTTTTGCTGTGAGGAGATATTGTGAACCAACTGCATTTACTAAATGGCCTTGCCCTTGCTAGCGCCGTATCGGTTTTAGTAGCGCAGCCTGCCTGCGCTTATATTACTGAAGTTACAGGCGTGCGCCTCAAAGATACAGCCAACGGCGTTGAGGTGATCTTAGAAACACCAAATGGAAAACTTGGGCAAATCTTTACTACCAAGTATGGAGAGACGTTTGTTGCTGACATTATTACCACCAGGCTGCGTTTACCATCTGGCAATACATTTCGCCAAGAAAATCCAGCAGCCGGAATTCGTGAGGTACAAGTTAGCCAGCTAGATGTTAACAGCATCCGCGTTAAAGTCATCGGAGCATCCGGTATACCAAACGCACAGGTAGGAGCTAGCGATCGCGGTTTTGTCATCAGTTTGGCTGACGGTTCTGATAAAACAGCAGTTCAGCCTACGCCTGCACCCGCATCAACGACACAATCAAATAACCAGCCTCGCCAAACTCAGCCAGTTGTAACAACGACACAATCAAATAACCAGCCTCGCCAAACTCAGCCAGACTTACCAACGACACAATCAAATAACCAGCCTCGCCAAACTCAGCCAGTCGTCCCAACAATCCCATCTAGTCAAACCGCGGTAGAGCCGCAGCCAGACTTACCAACAACACCATCTGATAACCTACCTCGCGAAACCCAGCCAGACGTACCAACGACACCATCTAGCCAACTGCCAGAGGCTCAAAGCAATGGAGATGCGGAAATTGAAATTGTCGTGACAGGTGAGGAACCAGGAAGATATACCGCACCAAGCGCCACAAGCGCCACCAGGACAGACACCCCCTTGCGGGACATTCCTCAGTCAATTCAAGTTATCCCCCGGCGGGTGATCGAAGATCAGCAAGTAGTTCGAGTCACAGAAGCCACGCGCAACGTCAGCGGCGTTGCGCGAACTGAAGGTTATGGAGGCGCTACTGATAACTACACCATCCGGGGATTTGCAATATCAAACAACCTGAGAAACGGTTTTAAAGACCAAGGTTATTACGGATACTCTGATGTCGCCACCATAGAACGAGTCGAAGTTCTCAAAGGCCCAGCTTCCGTCCTTTACGGTCAGGTTGAACCAGGCGGAGCGATTAATTACATCACCAAACAACCTCTGAGCGAGCCGTACTACGCAGCTGAATTTACAGGTGGAAGTTACGACTTTTATCGTCCATCGATAGATATTTCCGGGCCGCTTACACCTGATAAAAACTTGTTGTATCGCTTAAATGTTGCATACGAAAGCTCTGGTAGCTTCCGAGATTTTGTTGACAATAAAGTTTTTGTTATATCGCCCGTATTGAGCTACAAAATAGGTGATTCTACTACCTTGACGCTGGAATATGAACACATCGATCTTGAGCGGACTTTTGACCGGGGATTTCCAGCAGAAAAAATCTTTTTTGACCTCCCGATTAGTCTTAATGTAGGAGAAAGAAGCGACATCTACACCCGCACTGACAACAAAGCAAGGTTGGTTTTAGATCATCGCTTTAATGAGAATTTGCGGATCAGGAGTGGTTTGTCAGCTCAACTTTTGGATTCACGTCGCTCAAATGTCCAGCCTCGCACCTTCCGCTTAGAGGCCGATGGTCGTACCTTACGGCGAAGATTTAATGAAGTTGACGAGTACGCGCGAGATTATTCTCTGCAAACAGACCTGGTAGGTAAATTCAATACTGGCTCGATTAAACATGAAGTTCTTCTGGGTTTCGAGTTGAATAGAAGCATTAGTGGATACACTTTCAAGAGATCTAATTTCCCTTCGCTTGATATTCTCAATCCTGTCTATGGTCTGCCGCTGCCAACCAGGTTGACTGAGGGTTTTGCAAATGAACAAGTTAACGATAGTGTAGGCATTTATTTCCAAAACCAGGTGGCATTGCTGCCAAATCTTAAATTACTTGCGGGAGGCAGATTCGATTTTGTCAACTACGACAGCGAAGATATTGCAGACATTTTTGCTGAAAATGAGGTTGTAAAAGCTAGTCGTTCCTATGAAGCGTTTTCCCCCCGTGTGGGAATAGTTTATCAACCGATAGAACCTATCTCACTGTATGCCAGTTACAGCCGCTCCTTCAAGCCAAACTTTACTGCTTTGACATCTAACAGGCAGCCATTAGACCCTGAACGCGG contains these protein-coding regions:
- a CDS encoding MotA/TolQ/ExbB proton channel family protein; translated protein: MGITELFIAGGVVMWPLLAFSVVGTALIAERIAFWFRVTQRQRRVVRDALSAYQQNPDVALKKLQANADLPIARIFLAALELEDPNPEEFRLALESEAQAEIPVLKRFNVVFDTIVSLSPLLGLLGTVLGLINSFASLTLGDAGSTKTTGVTAGISEALVSTASGLVVAMFVLFFSNAFRGFYLRQIALIQEYSGQLELLYRRRYERGSRHASTR
- a CDS encoding energy transducer TonB, with product MSLSSIAVQQREKEEEALRSFLAYGLMGSIGLHIALLTLGSFWVKNAEFAEEPVEIVVVDAPTVETIKPPEKKLEEKIQPKDTSLGGGGSGGGSGGKAGGGSGGGGSSSPAVATSSETPDTRFAPSFKPTAYVPPTETIKQQSLARLLPPPLPKPDLKPTPLPTVPPEVAQTVEPTPIPTVPPEVAQTVQPTPPPPIPEPTVSPEVAQTVEPTPVPTPVASLPPAPIETPSPTLTPLPEKLPEPPRVSTPSPIPTATPETRPTESPAVPVTPSPQLEKPERTTQRQQPFGQVTDRLRDLLGQKNTPERQEIAKNDPSPSNNSSEAGDRTSIPGSESNGGRSGGGTSTSPGTGSGNGTGSGSGNGTGSGSGNGTGSGSGNGTGSGSGNGTGSGFGNGTGSGSGSGSGDGTGSGSGSGSGNTGPIATGPGQGAAPRNRDRKRSTTGSGSGRASCRRCPEPKYPRGSENLEGRVVVEIEIDRDGNVLDARPAKSSGHDILDQAAVETVKNEWKFSRSESGQRIRAGLNFTKKNSDFAREARERELRAQRQREIREQQEREITAKREREIREQREEELREQQEREQKEQERLNREIPKVPESPSLPALPTPESRTKPEASPKPATPAPEPPPSPLPEPPPSPELPPLPEPASPPPESESPPPEPVKLE
- a CDS encoding TonB-dependent siderophore receptor, coding for MNQLHLLNGLALASAVSVLVAQPACAYITEVTGVRLKDTANGVEVILETPNGKLGQIFTTKYGETFVADIITTRLRLPSGNTFRQENPAAGIREVQVSQLDVNSIRVKVIGASGIPNAQVGASDRGFVISLADGSDKTAVQPTPAPASTTQSNNQPRQTQPVVTTTQSNNQPRQTQPDLPTTQSNNQPRQTQPVVPTIPSSQTAVEPQPDLPTTPSDNLPRETQPDVPTTPSSQLPEAQSNGDAEIEIVVTGEEPGRYTAPSATSATRTDTPLRDIPQSIQVIPRRVIEDQQVVRVTEATRNVSGVARTEGYGGATDNYTIRGFAISNNLRNGFKDQGYYGYSDVATIERVEVLKGPASVLYGQVEPGGAINYITKQPLSEPYYAAEFTGGSYDFYRPSIDISGPLTPDKNLLYRLNVAYESSGSFRDFVDNKVFVISPVLSYKIGDSTTLTLEYEHIDLERTFDRGFPAEKIFFDLPISLNVGERSDIYTRTDNKARLVLDHRFNENLRIRSGLSAQLLDSRRSNVQPRTFRLEADGRTLRRRFNEVDEYARDYSLQTDLVGKFNTGSIKHEVLLGFELNRSISGYTFKRSNFPSLDILNPVYGLPLPTRLTEGFANEQVNDSVGIYFQNQVALLPNLKLLAGGRFDFVNYDSEDIADIFAENEVVKASRSYEAFSPRVGIVYQPIEPISLYASYSRSFKPNFTALTSNRQPLDPERGTQYEVGMKAELLGGRLSATVAAFQITKENIATTDPNDSDFSVAAGEFKSRGFEVDLAGEIAPGWKAIATYAYTDAFVSKDNDIPEGDGLINVPRHSASLWTTYELQSGALRGLGFGAGLFFVGEREAELPNNLVIPSYIRTDATLFYRRDNYKLALTAKNLLDTKYFDSQGTTLYPGAPLTLLGTVSVQF